The Aedes albopictus strain Foshan chromosome 1, AalbF5, whole genome shotgun sequence genomic interval TCAAGGTGCACCGCAGTGTTTACGCAAGAAGGTACCCCACGATGGTGGTCCTGCCGGACGGGGCCACGACCAACATCAACTACCACGAACCGCGGCGGATCGTCAAGGTGAGTGCGATGGGGCAGTTCTTTTGTTAGGGATCGTAATGATTTTTTTCGGGTGTTTCAGCTTCCCTTGGACTTGAGTCTCCTATCGGAATCGGAGCGGAAGGCGCGCCTGGAGAAACGTAAGCCCAAGCGGGTGATTCACGTGGAAGACGAAGTTGAGGACAACTTCAACGCCAGGAAGTATGCTAACTTTATTAGAAAGAAGTAGGGAAGGGGCGGAGCCGTTGTAAAATATAGTTTGTTTCGGATCAGTTAAAAAGCGGAAAGTTTCAATGATGAAAAAACATTCCTTTATTCTTGCGGTTTAATAGTTTGACTCTCGCGCGATTCTCAGTTTCATCAGCAACAATTCCAACAGTATCGGTTTACCATCCTTTACCTTTCTTCTAATCAAGCAATACGAGAACATGGTAGGGTATGATGAGTGAACAATTTATTGGAGACGAAATTCGCGCCAAGTCGTTTATGAGGTTAGTAGCATACCCTCTCAGTATGCCATGAAACTCATAGCGTACTAAGGACCTGCGGCCAACCGCACAAACGCGAATTTGCCACGAACGATTAATGATTTATAGGTATTTTCTAAACTTATTGCTctaaaccagtgctgaaaatttcatttcgtcatatctaaattcaaccacctacagctcattttagacgctgaacttgagaatatggtatatgaaaaacttgtgcggctagaccagttctgcaaggaagtcacggaaaaaccgctatttttctaatatttaaggtaaatgtcacggactacctttgaaaaatgccaaatgatattcaccgtgaatatcattggcatttttcgaaggtattccATGACATTTACCTTTTATACTCGAAAAacagcgggttttccgtgactttcttgcagaactggtctagccgcacaagtttttcatataccatattctcaggttcagcttctaaaataagctgtagcTGATTAAATTTAAATatggcgaaatgaatttttcaacactgctcTAAACAGTGCAAAATGGTCACGGAGCCGTATTTAGCTGAACAAAAATATTTACGcacattaattttaattttagctACAAGTTGTCTTTGGTGAAGTTcctttatatttttgtaaatttgtaagattagggtggtccaaatggttGTTAAGCTGACAATATCTCCATTTTCGTCTTTTTTTTGCAAGGTGGTCAATCAAAATATTGGGGattactcccggaatttctgctggagattcctcacaatttttttctaaggattcttctagaagttctagaATTCTTCATATTTAGATTACATAAGGATCGCCGtctggaagtttctccaagaattccagagttggggattcctccagaaactccaggtATTGCTTTCAGAGGTGACTCCAAGCCTCTTGTTTCCAGAACTTTTAtgtacatctaggaattccttcatgaattcctgctggaggatttctccagaaacttcttagtggattccagcaggaagtacttctaggattccttcaagaagttcttctggagattaCTCCAACATTACGAAAATTCCTCCActaatttcttctgagaattcctccacgaatgtcTTCTGTATTAGTTCCTCCGtagttcttcatggattccttctggaaatttctacagcaattccttcagaagtcccttaagagatttctacaaaagttcagTCTAGTACTTATCCGAAAATGTCTTCTGCGGATCCTGGAAAtagaaaagaaatcctgaaggattctaaaaaaatcctggaagattccaaTAAGGGACTCTAGAATAAATATCAAAAAGAAGTTCTGAACTCTCAAAAACACTTTTGAAGATTTCatacaaagaattcctgaaggattttcagaatgaattcctggtaggctaacagaaggaactccttgaggatttctAGAAGTATAACTTCGGGAAGATAGTCAGAAGGAACTCTACAAAGATTTCCAGAATGAACTCCAGATGGgtttctcgaaggaacttctagagaatttgtagatggaacttcaggaggattcccaggagaaagTTCTGAAGAGTCCCAGTTGGaacttcttaaagatttccagaaggaacccctggagaattcGCAGAATGTACTCCTGGAGGATGCTCATTGAAACTGCTGGAGAGTTTCTATGGACGAtattggaatggaactggaataaATCCAGCCAAAACTTTAGATAGGAATGCATTGTTATTTTCTTTATTAtcaagattttcagcccagggctggttcatctccggaaGGGAACCCCATGAACAAACTGACAgttgaattccagcaagaatctcAAACCTAATTTCTGCTTGAATCCCACAAAAAAAACACtgcaggaatcttagaaggaattctcggaggaatatcagaaaaaatTGCTGGCCGAATCTCTTCCTCGTTTATCTGTTTATAACTCTCTAGGTagtagaaatcttaggaataactcctgtagcagCTCGGGAAGAAACCCCGGGAGGATCGTTCGGGGAGAAATCCCAAGACGAATGCCGGAAGGAATCGTGGAAaatattcaagaggaatccctataaaaaactctaggagaaatcccgcgGAATATATTCAAGAGGAAaatattcaagaggaatcccagggtggccacagactcgggaaattcgggaaatgcgggaaaagtCGGGAATCAAATTtcatcgggaaatatgcgggaataagtcgggaattttgtttatgatcgggaatttttaaaattatgtgtAACGCCCCCAGAATGTAAACTCAAACCTAGATTTAGCACTTGACTCACTTCAAATCCAGATTCTTACAAAGTTTCAGAAGCCTCACGCAGGAGTTTCAAAATCCAAATGATGCAGATGAGCATTGGTTTCTGAATTACGAGTGATTTCTCGTTTGATagagattatccgggtgactagTTTTTATTGTCCGAATGCTCAAATCAACGATTAGACCTTTAATTTCGGCACATATTTTAAATCACAATTTTTAAAAGTAAAGTTTTTAACGACTAAAAAAACCTAATCTAAAAAACgcgaaaaaaatgaaatattttataaT includes:
- the LOC109414772 gene encoding large ribosomal subunit protein mL55, whose protein sequence is MLTASSPMVALLARQTATISSEVVLRRSLSSNTASIVKVHRSVYARRYPTMVVLPDGATTNINYHEPRRIVKLPLDLSLLSESERKARLEKRKPKRVIHVEDEVEDNFNARKYANFIRKK